In Micromonospora sp. WMMA1363, a genomic segment contains:
- a CDS encoding esterase-like activity of phytase family protein — MKAAAFAATAVVLLSAGPAVAADRSRPGGPHRGAPCAPDASLLGFSDRLDKASYQGTAVSGLSALALTGRSRALALVDNIRTTPARVYGLDLVTDRRGVSVDVRSMTVLKRPDGTPYTGADFDGEGLVAERRGTILASSETEPSIRRFRLSDGRQTAALEVPARFRVAPAGQAAPNQTFEALAATPDHRVLYAGMEGPLSADGRDSQGRGLQRILRYDGREGRAYTPTAQYAYRTDPGLGLVELVALGGDQLLALERGYTAGVGNTVRVYRVSATGVPDASGVESLATLTDPRAWLGKQLLVDVADCPPSGASAKQPQPNPLLDNIEGMALGRRLPGGRQLLYLVSDDNANPAQTTRMYALSVALRPEPELKGRALLSATAYQPGPVSGTQLDPTPVNGITPPFPGQPIPGFSAVIPAKAGDRSGRRLLAMPDNGYGAKHNSADFLLRAYDIEPRYRTGEVRVRGFRSFRDPDRKVPFPIVNENTADRPLTGADFDVESLARDARGDLWIGEEFGPYLVRTDRTGKVLQAPIPLPDGAKSPQSPDLAAAETPTVPASRGFEAMAVSRDGWTLYPILEGAKTDDPDQRRRVVYEFDVRANRYTGRTWSFRVDDPSLVVGDAALLDGRRLLLIERDNAMGPQSQVKRLVVTDLDDAAADGTLPRRTAVDLMRIADPDGVSTPARPGEYGVGPLFSFPLQSVESVLPLTGDRVLVANDNNFPGNDGRIPGRADDTELIVIDVPGLR, encoded by the coding sequence ATGAAGGCCGCCGCGTTCGCCGCGACGGCGGTCGTGCTCCTCTCCGCCGGCCCGGCGGTCGCCGCGGACCGGTCCCGCCCCGGCGGCCCACACCGCGGCGCGCCGTGCGCGCCCGACGCCAGCCTGCTCGGCTTCTCGGACCGCCTCGACAAGGCAAGCTACCAGGGCACCGCCGTGTCCGGCCTGTCCGCGCTGGCGCTGACCGGTCGGTCTCGTGCGCTGGCGCTCGTCGACAACATCCGCACGACACCGGCCAGGGTGTACGGCCTCGACCTCGTTACGGACCGGCGTGGCGTCTCCGTCGACGTGCGCAGCATGACCGTGCTGAAGCGTCCGGACGGCACGCCGTACACCGGCGCCGACTTCGACGGCGAAGGACTGGTCGCCGAACGCCGGGGCACCATCCTGGCCAGCTCGGAGACCGAGCCGTCGATCCGGCGGTTCCGGCTCTCCGACGGGCGGCAGACGGCCGCGCTGGAGGTGCCGGCCCGGTTCCGGGTCGCCCCGGCCGGCCAGGCCGCGCCGAACCAGACCTTCGAGGCGCTCGCCGCCACGCCCGACCACCGGGTGCTCTACGCCGGCATGGAGGGTCCGCTCTCCGCCGACGGCCGCGACAGCCAGGGCCGCGGGCTGCAGCGCATCCTCCGGTACGACGGCCGGGAGGGCCGCGCCTACACCCCGACCGCCCAGTACGCGTACCGGACCGACCCGGGGTTGGGTCTGGTGGAGCTGGTCGCGCTGGGCGGTGACCAGTTGCTCGCCCTGGAGCGTGGCTACACCGCCGGCGTCGGCAACACGGTCCGCGTCTACCGGGTCTCCGCCACCGGTGTGCCGGACGCCTCCGGTGTGGAGTCGCTGGCCACGCTGACCGACCCGCGGGCCTGGCTCGGCAAGCAGCTCCTGGTGGACGTCGCGGACTGTCCGCCGTCGGGCGCCAGCGCCAAGCAGCCGCAGCCGAACCCGCTGCTGGACAACATCGAGGGCATGGCGCTCGGCCGCCGGCTGCCCGGCGGGCGGCAGCTGCTCTACCTCGTCTCCGACGACAACGCCAACCCGGCACAGACCACCCGGATGTACGCGCTGAGCGTCGCGCTGCGCCCGGAGCCCGAGCTCAAGGGCCGGGCGCTGCTGTCCGCCACCGCGTACCAGCCGGGACCGGTCTCCGGCACCCAGCTCGACCCCACGCCGGTGAACGGCATCACGCCGCCGTTCCCGGGCCAGCCCATTCCCGGCTTCTCCGCGGTCATCCCGGCGAAGGCCGGCGACCGCTCCGGCAGGCGGCTGCTGGCGATGCCGGACAACGGCTACGGTGCCAAGCACAACTCGGCGGACTTCCTGCTGCGGGCGTACGACATCGAGCCGCGCTACCGGACCGGCGAGGTGCGCGTCCGCGGCTTCCGCAGCTTCCGGGACCCGGACCGGAAGGTGCCCTTCCCGATCGTCAACGAGAACACCGCCGATCGGCCGCTGACCGGCGCCGACTTCGACGTCGAGTCGCTCGCCCGGGACGCGCGCGGCGACCTGTGGATCGGTGAGGAGTTCGGCCCGTACCTGGTCCGCACCGATCGGACCGGCAAGGTGCTGCAGGCGCCGATCCCGCTGCCCGACGGGGCCAAGTCGCCGCAGTCGCCGGACCTGGCCGCAGCCGAGACGCCCACCGTCCCGGCCAGCCGCGGCTTCGAGGCGATGGCGGTCAGCCGGGACGGGTGGACGCTCTACCCGATCCTCGAGGGGGCGAAGACCGACGACCCCGACCAGCGTCGCCGCGTCGTCTACGAGTTCGACGTGCGCGCCAACCGGTACACCGGCCGCACCTGGTCGTTCCGGGTCGACGACCCGTCCCTCGTGGTGGGCGACGCGGCGCTGCTCGACGGGCGGCGGCTGCTGCTCATCGAGCGGGACAACGCGATGGGTCCGCAGTCGCAGGTGAAGCGCCTGGTGGTGACCGACCTCGACGACGCGGCGGCGGACGGGACGCTGCCCCGGCGGACCGCCGTGGACCTGATGCGGATCGCCGACCCGGACGGCGTCTCCACGCCGGCCCGCCCCGGCGAGTACGGCGTCGGTCCGCTCTTCTCCTTTCCCCTGCAGTCCGTGGAGTCGGTGCTGCCACTGACCGGTGACCGGGTGCTGGTGGCCAACGACAACAACTTCCCCGGTAACGACGGCCGGATTCCCGGCCGGGCGGACGACACCGAGCTGATCGTCATCGACGTTCCGGGTCTGCGCTAG
- a CDS encoding class I adenylate-forming enzyme family protein — protein sequence MLLSGSPVDRSVCLSEILRVGLDAKPDGDALVSTTARWTWRQLEDVTTRLAVGFVDFGLRPGDRIASLMPNRDALVIHYLACAKAGLVSVPLNYRYTPPEIDFALTTSGASALVVHAERDADVRASRQAAALRLGTIRYGGDDTGARRFEDLVGPARSSSLPSDDPSAPVAIFFTSGSTGRPKGVTHTRASLAAMITSCVDGYEFTPDDVMLPASSLSHIVGYLFSFVALAAGVRTLVAERFYDPDDLLSLLRRERPTILSMIPVHLFSVVRAAQASRADFASLRLCQAGGDTVPDELSSEFETLTGHTIHESYGCSEVGAVALSPPSKAAVRGSVGRPLPGVALSLRDDTGDEVPPDEVGRLWIRTPARMAGYWNDEAATDSAVRDGWFDSGDLMTVDDDGYLWFRGRRKEIIVHDGSNIYPQEVENALLHHPAVVAAGVVGVADPTHGENVRAYVVVPDDAEPPTAGALVDFARQRVGYKTPEDIVFVADLPLNPAGKVDRLALQRMAAAGHDPD from the coding sequence GATCCTGCGGGTCGGGCTTGATGCCAAGCCCGACGGTGACGCCCTGGTGTCGACGACGGCGCGCTGGACGTGGCGGCAGCTTGAGGACGTCACGACGCGACTCGCGGTCGGGTTCGTGGACTTCGGCCTGCGGCCGGGCGACCGGATAGCGTCCCTGATGCCCAACCGCGACGCGCTGGTCATTCACTATCTCGCCTGCGCGAAGGCGGGTCTGGTGTCGGTGCCGCTCAACTACCGGTACACCCCGCCCGAGATCGACTTCGCGCTGACCACGAGCGGCGCTTCCGCGTTGGTGGTCCACGCCGAGCGGGACGCCGATGTCCGCGCCAGTCGCCAGGCCGCCGCGTTGCGACTCGGGACGATCAGGTACGGCGGGGACGACACCGGCGCGCGGCGGTTCGAGGACCTCGTCGGCCCGGCACGATCGTCGTCGCTTCCCTCCGACGATCCCAGCGCCCCGGTGGCGATCTTCTTCACCTCCGGCAGCACCGGCCGGCCGAAGGGGGTGACACACACCCGTGCGTCCCTCGCGGCGATGATCACCTCCTGTGTCGACGGGTACGAGTTCACACCCGACGACGTGATGCTGCCCGCTTCCTCCCTGTCCCACATCGTCGGCTACCTGTTCTCCTTCGTCGCGCTCGCCGCTGGTGTTCGCACGCTCGTCGCCGAGCGCTTCTACGATCCCGACGACCTCCTGTCGTTGCTGCGCCGGGAACGTCCCACCATCCTGAGTATGATTCCGGTCCATCTCTTCTCGGTCGTCCGTGCCGCACAGGCCAGTCGCGCCGACTTCGCGTCGCTGCGGTTGTGCCAAGCCGGCGGTGACACGGTTCCGGATGAGCTCAGCAGCGAGTTCGAGACGCTGACCGGCCACACCATCCACGAGAGCTACGGGTGCAGTGAGGTGGGAGCGGTGGCACTCAGCCCGCCGTCGAAAGCAGCCGTGCGGGGATCGGTAGGTCGGCCACTGCCCGGTGTGGCCCTGTCGCTGCGCGACGACACCGGCGACGAGGTACCGCCCGACGAGGTCGGCCGGCTCTGGATCCGCACGCCGGCCCGGATGGCCGGGTACTGGAATGACGAGGCCGCCACGGATTCCGCTGTCCGCGACGGCTGGTTCGACAGCGGTGACCTGATGACGGTCGACGATGACGGCTATCTCTGGTTCCGCGGTCGGCGGAAGGAGATCATCGTTCACGACGGGTCGAACATCTATCCGCAGGAGGTGGAGAACGCGTTGCTCCACCACCCTGCCGTCGTCGCCGCCGGGGTGGTCGGAGTTGCCGACCCGACGCACGGCGAGAACGTTCGTGCCTACGTCGTGGTGCCCGACGACGCCGAGCCCCCGACCGCCGGCGCGTTGGTCGACTTCGCTCGCCAACGAGTCGGCTACAAGACGCCGGAGGACATCGTCTTCGTCGCGGACCTGCCGCTCAACCCCGCCGGCAAGGTCGACCGGCTGGCGCTCCAGCGGATGGCAGCCGCGGGTCACGACCCGGACTGA